One window of Phycisphaeraceae bacterium genomic DNA carries:
- the argS gene encoding arginine--tRNA ligase, whose protein sequence is MTAARFDPVEILDERFTTAIAAAFPEVPEADRDPLITPSKMAKLADFQSNGAMALGKKLGKNPREVAAAIAAKVNIADIAEPLTDGSIAGPGFINIKLRSDALAALVANMDTPSLGVPIPEVKETAVVDLCGVNLAKQMHIGHLRAVIIGDAIARLFERLGHNAVRQNHVGDWGLPIAMVTAKLKQLSDAGTINLATLTLDSMEKLYKAAQLECAAEERGLAMARKYRMGPKAIAELEAQVEGAKEALAHAKQTLVKLQAHEPAVFAIWQRISDITMKACLDTCAALHANVKPEHSAGESSYALELGPVVEDLTSRGIAEVSDGALVVRVEGLEEPCIIRKSDGGYLYATTDVAAIKRRVQKLGGTRVIYCVDARQSLHFKQVFGAAHRAGYDINPTTRKPAKMDHAGFGMVLGDDGRPFKTRSGENVKLMDVITEALKRAAAVVETQKDAPNWSVDEKAKIAEAVGVAALKYADLSNDRVKDYVFSFDRMLAFEGNTGPYLLYALVRTRSVQRKAVAERGLTPAAWQNAPITVAEPAEKALALALLRYPGTLASAADALEPHRICTYLYDLAGMFSTFYDQCHVLKAPDDATMLSRLRLYSLTERVLEDGLTTLGLPTLERM, encoded by the coding sequence ATGACAGCAGCACGATTCGATCCGGTCGAGATCCTCGATGAGCGGTTCACCACCGCCATCGCCGCCGCATTCCCGGAGGTCCCCGAGGCCGACCGCGATCCCCTCATCACCCCCAGCAAGATGGCCAAGCTCGCGGACTTTCAGTCCAACGGCGCGATGGCCCTGGGCAAAAAGCTCGGCAAAAACCCGCGCGAAGTCGCCGCCGCGATCGCCGCCAAGGTGAACATCGCCGACATCGCCGAACCCCTGACCGACGGCTCCATCGCCGGCCCCGGCTTCATCAACATCAAGCTCCGCTCCGACGCCCTCGCCGCCCTCGTCGCCAACATGGACACGCCCTCCCTTGGTGTGCCCATCCCCGAGGTGAAGGAGACCGCGGTCGTCGATCTCTGCGGCGTAAACCTTGCCAAGCAGATGCACATCGGCCACCTCCGCGCCGTCATCATCGGCGATGCCATCGCGCGGCTCTTCGAACGCCTCGGCCACAACGCCGTGCGCCAGAACCACGTCGGCGATTGGGGCCTCCCCATCGCGATGGTCACGGCCAAGCTCAAGCAGTTGTCCGACGCGGGCACAATCAACCTCGCCACGCTCACGCTCGACTCGATGGAGAAGCTCTACAAGGCGGCCCAGCTCGAGTGCGCCGCGGAAGAGCGGGGCCTGGCGATGGCGCGGAAGTACCGCATGGGCCCGAAGGCCATCGCCGAACTCGAAGCCCAGGTCGAGGGCGCGAAGGAAGCCCTCGCCCACGCCAAGCAGACCCTCGTGAAGCTGCAGGCCCACGAGCCCGCCGTCTTCGCCATCTGGCAGCGCATCAGCGACATCACCATGAAGGCCTGCCTCGACACCTGCGCCGCCCTGCACGCCAACGTCAAGCCCGAGCACTCCGCCGGCGAGTCCAGTTACGCCCTCGAACTCGGCCCCGTCGTCGAAGACCTCACCTCACGCGGCATCGCCGAAGTCTCCGACGGCGCGCTGGTCGTCCGCGTCGAAGGACTCGAAGAACCCTGCATCATCCGGAAAAGTGACGGCGGCTACCTCTACGCCACCACCGATGTCGCCGCGATCAAACGCCGCGTGCAGAAGCTCGGCGGCACGCGCGTCATCTACTGCGTCGATGCCCGCCAGTCGCTGCACTTCAAGCAGGTCTTCGGCGCCGCCCATCGCGCCGGGTACGACATCAACCCCACCACCAGGAAGCCCGCCAAGATGGACCACGCCGGGTTCGGCATGGTGCTCGGCGATGATGGCCGCCCCTTCAAAACTCGCTCCGGCGAGAACGTCAAACTGATGGATGTGATCACCGAGGCGCTCAAGCGTGCCGCGGCTGTAGTCGAGACCCAGAAGGACGCCCCGAACTGGAGCGTTGACGAGAAGGCGAAGATCGCCGAGGCCGTCGGCGTCGCCGCCCTCAAGTACGCCGACCTCTCGAACGACCGCGTGAAGGACTACGTCTTCTCGTTCGATCGCATGCTCGCGTTCGAGGGCAACACCGGCCCTTACCTCCTCTACGCACTGGTGCGTACGCGGAGCGTGCAGCGAAAGGCCGTCGCCGAGCGCGGCCTCACCCCTGCGGCATGGCAGAACGCGCCGATCACCGTTGCCGAGCCCGCCGAGAAGGCCCTCGCGCTCGCTCTGCTCCGGTATCCCGGCACGCTCGCGTCCGCGGCGGATGCCCTCGAGCCCCACCGCATCTGCACCTACCTGTACGACCTCGCGGGCATGTTCAGCACCTTCTACGACCAGTGCCACGTGCTCAAGGCCCCCGACGACGCGACCATGCTCTCGCGCCTGCGCCTCTACTCCCTCACCGAACGCGTGCTGGAGGATGGCCTGACAACACTCGGCCTGCCGACGCTGGAAAGAATGTAA
- a CDS encoding NAD(P)-dependent alcohol dehydrogenase: MLAATYRCYGPPSVLSISEVPTPSPGRGEVLIRVRASTVSSGDVRVRSLDLPSPVFMPIVRLVFGVRGPRNPIPGAELSGVIEAVGDGVDEWNVGDLVIASTSAKGRANAQFVAFPADGVIVRKPDNLGFEEAACLPFGGLAANYFLQRGGLRAGQRVLINGASGSLGTHAVQLAHHAGAHVTAVCTPKNHALMRELGADEAIDYQATPLESLHVERKYDILFETVGKVAFAQTRHLLAEDGRFLAAVMTLTEMRQTITTRLGRQRVIGGVTAEQRADLQHLADLSAAGHLTPPIDRVYPLEEIAAAHAHAQTGHKVGHIVLVMPA, from the coding sequence ATGCTCGCCGCGACCTATCGCTGTTACGGGCCGCCATCGGTCTTGTCCATATCCGAAGTGCCGACGCCGTCGCCGGGACGGGGAGAGGTTCTGATCCGGGTGCGGGCGTCAACGGTGTCGAGCGGCGATGTCCGTGTGCGATCGCTGGACCTGCCCTCACCCGTCTTCATGCCCATCGTGCGGTTGGTCTTCGGCGTGAGAGGTCCGCGCAACCCCATTCCGGGTGCGGAGTTGTCCGGCGTGATCGAGGCGGTGGGAGACGGTGTGGACGAATGGAATGTCGGCGATCTCGTGATCGCGTCGACCAGCGCCAAGGGGCGGGCGAACGCGCAGTTCGTGGCTTTCCCTGCGGACGGGGTGATCGTCAGAAAGCCGGACAATCTCGGTTTTGAAGAGGCAGCGTGCCTTCCCTTCGGAGGGCTGGCGGCCAACTACTTCCTGCAAAGGGGCGGGCTGCGCGCTGGTCAGCGGGTGCTCATCAACGGGGCAAGCGGGTCGCTGGGAACCCACGCGGTCCAGTTGGCGCACCACGCCGGAGCGCATGTGACGGCGGTTTGCACCCCCAAAAACCATGCACTGATGCGTGAGTTGGGCGCAGACGAAGCAATCGACTATCAGGCAACGCCGCTCGAGTCTCTGCATGTGGAGAGGAAGTATGACATCCTGTTCGAGACAGTGGGCAAGGTGGCGTTCGCGCAGACGAGGCATCTGCTGGCGGAGGACGGGCGATTTCTCGCGGCGGTAATGACCCTGACGGAGATGCGCCAAACAATAACAACGCGACTGGGGCGGCAGAGGGTCATCGGCGGGGTGACCGCCGAGCAGCGTGCAGACCTGCAGCACCTGGCCGATCTGTCGGCCGCGGGACATCTGACGCCGCCGATCGACAGGGTGTATCCGCTGGAGGAGATCGCCGCGGCACACGCCCACGCACAGACCGGTCACAAGGTCGGGCACATAGTCCTGGTCATGCCGGCGTAA
- the groL gene encoding chaperonin GroEL (60 kDa chaperone family; promotes refolding of misfolded polypeptides especially under stressful conditions; forms two stacked rings of heptamers to form a barrel-shaped 14mer; ends can be capped by GroES; misfolded proteins enter the barrel where they are refolded when GroES binds), which produces MAAKMIAFNTDARERILRGVQKLAHAVKVTLGPSGRVVILEKSFGAPTVTKDGVTVAKEITLDDPYENMGAQMVKEVATKASKDAGDGTTTATIYAEAIYTEGLKNITAGANPNLVKRGIDAAVSAVVAELGKMSKKVDSSKEIAQVGTCSANQDEQIGKIIADAMDKVGKDGVITVEEGKSLETEVELVEGMQFDKGYLSPHFVTNPATMEATLDKPYILIYEKKISSAKDLLPLLGKIADAGASLLIIAEDVEGEALATLVVNKLRGVLKVAAVKAPGFGDRRKAMLEDIAILTGGKAIMEELGLNLETVELSDLGRAKKVTLDKDNTTIVEGAGSSNDIKGRIEQIRHQIAATTSDYDREKLEERLAKLAGGVAQINVGAATEVEMKEKKARVEDALHASRAAVEEGILPGGGVSVIRARKVLDKLRKKTENQDERAGIDIIHRALSAPIKQIAANAGLDGSVIANKVEESEVTNFGFNALTHEYGDMLKMGVIVPTKVERVALQNAASVAALLLTTEAAIVEIKEKKAAPAGGGGGMPGMGGMDDMDY; this is translated from the coding sequence ATGGCAGCCAAAATGATCGCCTTCAACACCGACGCACGCGAGCGCATCCTCCGCGGCGTGCAAAAACTCGCCCACGCCGTCAAGGTCACGCTCGGCCCCTCCGGCCGCGTCGTCATCCTCGAAAAATCCTTCGGCGCACCCACCGTCACCAAGGACGGCGTCACCGTCGCCAAGGAGATCACCCTCGACGACCCCTACGAGAACATGGGCGCACAGATGGTCAAGGAGGTCGCCACCAAGGCCTCCAAGGACGCGGGCGACGGAACCACCACCGCCACCATCTACGCCGAAGCCATCTACACCGAAGGCCTCAAGAACATCACCGCCGGCGCAAACCCCAACCTCGTGAAGCGCGGCATCGACGCCGCAGTCTCCGCCGTGGTCGCCGAGCTCGGCAAGATGTCCAAGAAGGTCGACTCCAGCAAGGAGATCGCCCAGGTCGGCACCTGCTCCGCCAACCAGGATGAGCAGATCGGCAAGATCATCGCCGACGCCATGGACAAGGTCGGCAAGGACGGCGTCATCACCGTCGAAGAGGGCAAGTCCCTCGAGACCGAGGTCGAGCTCGTCGAGGGCATGCAGTTCGACAAGGGCTACCTCTCCCCCCACTTCGTGACCAACCCCGCCACGATGGAGGCCACCCTCGACAAGCCCTACATCCTCATCTACGAGAAGAAGATCTCCTCCGCCAAGGACCTCCTCCCCCTCCTCGGCAAGATCGCCGACGCCGGCGCCTCCCTCCTCATCATCGCCGAAGATGTCGAAGGCGAAGCTCTCGCCACCCTCGTCGTCAACAAGCTCCGAGGCGTCCTCAAGGTCGCCGCCGTCAAGGCACCCGGCTTCGGCGACCGCCGCAAGGCCATGCTCGAGGACATCGCCATCCTCACCGGCGGCAAGGCCATCATGGAAGAACTCGGCCTCAACCTCGAGACCGTCGAACTCTCCGACCTCGGCCGCGCCAAGAAGGTCACCCTCGACAAGGACAACACCACCATCGTCGAGGGCGCCGGCTCCTCCAATGACATCAAGGGCCGCATCGAGCAGATCCGCCACCAGATCGCCGCCACCACCAGCGACTACGACCGCGAGAAGCTCGAAGAGCGCCTCGCCAAGCTCGCCGGCGGCGTCGCCCAGATCAACGTCGGCGCAGCCACCGAAGTCGAAATGAAGGAGAAGAAGGCCCGCGTCGAGGACGCGCTCCACGCCTCTCGTGCGGCTGTCGAAGAGGGCATCCTCCCCGGTGGCGGCGTCTCCGTCATCCGCGCCCGCAAGGTCCTGGACAAGCTCCGCAAGAAGACGGAGAACCAGGACGAGCGCGCCGGCATCGACATCATCCACCGTGCCCTCTCCGCCCCGATCAAGCAGATCGCGGCCAACGCCGGCCTCGACGGCTCCGTCATCGCCAACAAGGTCGAAGAGTCCGAAGTCACCAACTTCGGCTTCAACGCCCTCACCCACGAGTACGGCGACATGCTCAAGATGGGCGTCATCGTCCCGACCAAGGTCGAGCGCGTCGCCCTTCAGAACGCCGCCTCAGTGGCAGCCCTCCTGCTGACCACCGAGGCCGCGATCGTCGAGATCAAGGAGAAGAAGGCCGCGCCGGCTGGCGGCGGCGGCGGCATGCCCGGCATGGGCGGGATGGATGACATGGATTATTGA
- a CDS encoding co-chaperone GroES: MAKKSDTGIRPLHDKILVRRDDAETKTATGIYLPESGKEKPKTGTVQAVGDGALNTETGERIPLTVKKGDRVIFTSYAGTEIKLDGTDYLMMSEDDVLAVID; encoded by the coding sequence ATGGCAAAGAAGTCCGACACCGGTATCCGTCCCCTCCACGACAAGATCCTCGTCCGCCGCGACGATGCCGAGACCAAGACCGCCACCGGCATCTACCTCCCCGAGTCCGGCAAGGAGAAGCCCAAGACCGGCACCGTCCAGGCCGTCGGCGACGGCGCCCTCAACACCGAGACCGGCGAGCGCATCCCCCTCACCGTCAAGAAGGGCGATCGCGTGATCTTCACCTCCTACGCCGGCACCGAGATCAAGCTCGACGGCACCGACTACCTCATGATGTCCGAGGACGATGTCCTCGCCGTCATCGACTGA
- a CDS encoding response regulator: MSDHTLHAPLARHPLCLCIGTMMSVRDEFNASTPPADARGGRPAPGGRLNLLLSYAGWRSESWVDQLPRLLEPMGVQSLRAGTGREAKDLIQANPIHIAVVDLGLPLDGSAAAQDLSEGGSRLLELLARLDAPPPTVAVKRQQSTRDDSRELSDALRLGAFAVIDRPSGTRDLELLLEVLRRALSRFYAGRWPHSPRIPDSPPT, from the coding sequence TTGTCAGATCACACCCTGCACGCACCTCTCGCCCGGCACCCGCTTTGCCTCTGCATCGGCACGATGATGTCGGTGCGCGACGAGTTCAACGCCAGCACACCCCCGGCCGACGCCCGCGGCGGTCGCCCCGCGCCCGGCGGCCGGCTCAACCTCCTCCTCTCCTACGCCGGCTGGCGATCCGAGTCCTGGGTTGATCAACTCCCGCGGCTCCTCGAACCGATGGGCGTCCAGTCCCTCCGCGCCGGCACCGGACGCGAAGCCAAAGACCTCATACAGGCAAACCCCATCCACATCGCCGTCGTCGATCTCGGGCTCCCCCTCGACGGCTCCGCGGCCGCACAAGACCTCTCCGAAGGTGGCAGCCGCCTCCTCGAACTCCTCGCCCGTCTCGACGCCCCGCCCCCCACCGTCGCCGTAAAACGCCAACAGTCCACACGCGACGACTCACGCGAACTCTCCGATGCACTCCGCCTCGGCGCATTCGCCGTCATCGATCGCCCCAGCGGCACCCGCGACCTCGAACTCCTGCTCGAAGTCCTCCGCCGCGCCCTCTCACGCTTCTACGCAGGCCGCTGGCCGCATTCACCCCGCATCCCCGACTCACCACCCACCTGA
- the rmuC gene encoding DNA recombination protein RmuC → MTNVLLVVLAVTQLVTGVLVIVLVRNRRVDLSPVIERLDRTEAATGAASQALRDEISRLRTDGAEQSRQQREEISNSQRGASDSLTRNLRDIGSQQAERLDAFADLIARGNAANQETGRLLREELAQSIRLFTSTASEQSKNWGEAIDRRMEALRASVEQRLKEIQEDNSKKLESIRQTVDEKLHDTLERRLGESFKLVSERLELVHKGLGEMHTLASGVGDLKKVLTNVKARGTWSEQMLGNLLEQMLTPEQYERNIATKPGSAERVEFALRLPGKNTDSDDPVWLPIDAKCPKEDYERIVDASERGDPDAVRESVKQLEIQIKNCARDIAQKYISPPATTDFAILYAPTEGLYAEILRCHGLTEFLQREHRVVVAGPTTLAALLNSLQMGFRTLAIEKRSSEVWKVLSAVKTEFGKFSSIIEKVRKKLSEASNTIDDASVRTRAVQRKLKAVEEMPILESSAVLGIDAAHLDADSEAEPAEE, encoded by the coding sequence ATGACAAATGTGCTTTTGGTGGTCTTGGCTGTGACTCAACTCGTAACGGGCGTGCTCGTCATCGTGCTAGTCCGCAACCGGCGGGTTGATCTTTCACCAGTAATTGAGCGACTCGACAGGACTGAAGCGGCCACCGGCGCTGCATCGCAAGCATTGCGAGACGAGATATCGAGACTTCGCACCGACGGTGCGGAGCAATCTCGTCAACAGCGAGAAGAGATCAGCAACAGCCAGCGAGGGGCGTCAGACTCCCTCACGAGAAACTTGCGAGATATCGGTAGTCAACAGGCCGAAAGACTTGATGCTTTCGCCGACTTGATCGCGAGGGGAAACGCGGCAAATCAAGAAACTGGCCGACTTCTTCGTGAGGAACTCGCGCAGTCAATCAGACTGTTTACCAGTACGGCGTCTGAACAGTCAAAGAACTGGGGGGAAGCGATTGACAGACGTATGGAAGCACTCAGAGCCAGCGTTGAGCAGCGCCTCAAGGAGATTCAGGAGGATAACTCAAAGAAGCTTGAGTCGATCCGGCAGACCGTGGACGAGAAGTTGCACGACACTCTTGAGAGAAGATTGGGAGAGTCGTTCAAACTGGTGAGCGAACGGCTTGAGCTTGTGCACAAGGGGTTGGGCGAGATGCACACGCTCGCCTCAGGCGTGGGCGACCTCAAGAAGGTGCTTACGAATGTGAAAGCCCGAGGAACGTGGTCTGAACAGATGCTAGGCAATCTGCTAGAGCAAATGCTGACTCCAGAGCAGTACGAGCGAAACATCGCCACGAAGCCTGGCAGTGCCGAGAGAGTCGAGTTCGCGCTCCGCCTTCCCGGCAAGAACACGGACTCCGATGATCCCGTCTGGTTGCCGATTGACGCCAAGTGTCCAAAGGAAGACTACGAGCGAATCGTCGACGCATCCGAGCGTGGTGATCCCGACGCAGTTCGCGAGAGCGTTAAGCAGTTGGAGATTCAGATCAAGAATTGTGCGAGAGATATCGCGCAAAAGTACATCTCGCCGCCCGCCACGACGGACTTTGCCATCCTTTATGCACCAACAGAAGGCCTTTACGCAGAGATTCTTCGATGCCATGGCCTTACGGAGTTCTTGCAGCGTGAGCATCGAGTTGTCGTTGCAGGACCAACTACTCTTGCCGCACTGCTGAATAGCCTTCAGATGGGCTTTCGAACGCTGGCGATTGAAAAGCGATCGAGCGAGGTCTGGAAGGTGCTATCTGCGGTCAAGACCGAGTTCGGCAAGTTCTCGTCGATCATCGAGAAGGTTAGGAAGAAGCTCTCTGAAGCGAGCAACACGATTGACGACGCTTCCGTCCGCACGCGAGCAGTTCAGCGAAAGCTGAAAG